From the Ruminiclostridium josui JCM 17888 genome, one window contains:
- a CDS encoding GntR family transcriptional regulator, whose amino-acid sequence MQKKDNQVKYLKLMEHLKQEILMGKIKPGEQIPSENVLAETMSLSRHTVRKAISMLVNEGYLYTEHGRGTFCLDRSRKRSDSRNVAVITTYISEYIFPKVIQGIDSVLSSKGYSIMLKNTNNNTKNEAVCLEDVLQKNVEGLIIEPTKSALYSENLKFYEALDNHRIPYIFIHGFYQQLDGKSHVILDDAKGMYSAVEYLVKLGHKKIAGIFKADDVQGVERHNGYAKAIADAGMSYNPDDVVWFHTEDRDIKPYNMVRRLLEGNRGIDAIACYNDEIAFRVYELLNSLGVKVPDDISITGFDDSYYSANCPVKITTVRHPKEKLGEEAAEILLQMIKKNDYLTNPVQKTITPELVIKESCIKR is encoded by the coding sequence ATGCAAAAAAAAGACAATCAGGTAAAATATCTCAAGCTTATGGAGCATCTGAAACAAGAAATACTTATGGGAAAAATAAAGCCGGGAGAACAAATCCCTTCGGAAAATGTTCTTGCGGAAACCATGTCCCTGAGTAGACATACCGTAAGAAAAGCAATTTCAATGCTTGTGAATGAAGGATATCTTTACACTGAACATGGACGTGGAACCTTTTGCCTGGATAGGAGCAGAAAAAGAAGTGACTCCAGAAATGTTGCTGTAATTACAACCTATATTTCTGAATACATTTTTCCAAAGGTTATTCAAGGCATTGATAGTGTACTTTCGTCCAAGGGCTATAGCATTATGCTCAAGAATACCAACAACAATACCAAAAATGAGGCTGTTTGTCTGGAAGATGTACTCCAGAAAAATGTTGAAGGTCTTATAATTGAGCCTACAAAAAGTGCTTTATACTCAGAAAATTTGAAGTTTTATGAAGCATTGGACAACCACCGTATACCATACATATTTATTCATGGTTTTTATCAGCAGCTTGATGGTAAATCACATGTTATACTGGATGATGCCAAAGGCATGTATTCTGCTGTGGAATATCTGGTAAAGTTGGGGCATAAAAAAATAGCAGGTATTTTTAAGGCGGATGATGTTCAAGGGGTTGAAAGACATAATGGATATGCAAAAGCTATTGCAGATGCGGGTATGTCCTATAATCCTGATGATGTAGTTTGGTTTCACACTGAGGATAGGGATATAAAACCTTATAATATGGTTAGACGGTTGCTGGAAGGTAATCGCGGGATTGATGCAATAGCCTGCTATAATGATGAAATTGCATTCAGAGTATATGAGCTGCTTAATAGCTTAGGAGTAAAAGTACCTGATGATATATCCATAACAGGGTTTGACGATTCCTACTATTCTGCCAATTGCCCAGTGAAAATTACCACAGTTCGTCACCCAAAGGAGAAGCTGGGGGAAGAAGCCGCTGAAATTTTACTGCAAATGATAAAGAAAAACGATTATCTGACAAATCCTGTTCAGAAAACTATTACACCGGAGCTTGTTATAAAGGAATCATGTATAAAAAGGTAA